One genomic region from Prionailurus bengalensis isolate Pbe53 chromosome C1, Fcat_Pben_1.1_paternal_pri, whole genome shotgun sequence encodes:
- the TMEM37 gene encoding voltage-dependent calcium channel gamma-like subunit: MTAIAVQAQRLLARRRPQRPFLESFIRVLIIVCAALALVLSSVSICDGHWLLAEDRLFGLWHFCTSSNQTGPRCLRDLSQAHVPGLAVGMVLARSVGALAVVVAILGLELLMVSQVCEDLHSRRKWAVGCVLLLLSFILSSGGLLSFVILLWNQVTLIGFTLMFWCEFTASFLFFLNAISGLHVNSITHPWSQPRKF; encoded by the exons ATGACTGCCATCGCGGTGCAG GCCCAGAGGCTGCTGGCCCGGCGGAGGCCCCAGCGGCCCTTCTTGGAATCCTTCATCCGGGTCCTCATCATTGTGTGCGCCGCCCTGGCCCTGGTCCTCTCCTCCGTCTCCATCTGCGATGGCCACTGGCTGCTGGCTGAGGACCGCCTCTTTGGGCTCTGGCACTTCTGCACTTCCTCCAACCAGACGGGGCCACGCTGCCTCAGGGACCTGAGTCAGGCCCACGTGCCCGGGCTGGCCGTGGGCATGGTCCTGGCCCGCAGCGTGGGCGCCTTGGCTGTGGTGGTCGCCATTTTGGGCCTGGAGCTCCTCATGGTGTCCCAGGTGTGTGAAGACCTCCACTCACGGCGCAAGTGGGCTGTGGgctgtgtcctcctcctcctctctttcatcCTCTCGTCCGGGGGGCTCCTGAGTTTCGTGATCCTCCTCTGGAACCAGGTCACACTCATCGGTTTCACCCTGATGTTCTGGTGCGAGTTCACggcctccttcctcttctttctgaatGCCATCAGTGGCCTTCACGTCAACAGCATCACCCATCCCTGGAGCCAACCAAGGAAGTTTTAG